ATTACAGAAAGAATTAAATACAAAAAAGGCAACAAGAAGAGCGCCATTCAGTTTATCCAGAACATTTTAAACTCCAGTCCATCAAATAATAGCGTATACCACGATCTCGGAAATCTCTGCATAGAAATAGAGGAATACGAAAAGGCCATTGAACTGCTTGAAATACACCTGAAAACCTCTTCTACCGATGCAACTGTCATTACGAACATCGCTACTTGTTACGCCAAATTGGGAAAATTAGAATCTGCAATAATTGGACTCCAAGCGGCACTAAAGATAGACCCAGGATGTAACTATGCCTTACAAAATCTTGTAGTTTTAAAAAAGAAATTTCTTTAAATTTCTTAAACTTTTTAAAACTCCTGCCGATAATTTCACCAGGTACCTTGAAATGTTTAAAGACGTAACCGACCGGTCAAAATGATGTTTGTATATTTAGATAGAATAAACTAGTTTCTTCTCGTTATGGAATACGGGAAAAAACAATAAAACAAGGAGGTTAAGGATGAGTACAAGAATTAATACAAATATTAATGCGTTAAACGCTCTGAGGTCGCTGTCAGATATCTCTGGTCGTTTGTCTGTTTCTCAATTACGTTTGGCTACAGGCAAAAGGATCAATACTTCAGGGGATGATGCAGCTGGTTATACTATTGCGAAAAAGTTTAATGCACGTGCAGAAGGCCTTGGTCAGGCATTAAGTAATATTGGATCGGCCAAAAATCTTTTGTCAGTTGCAGAAGGTCATTTGAACAATATCGTTGACATCTTGACACAGATGAAGACAAAGGCGACCCAGGCAGCCGATGACTCACTTGGTACATCAGAACGTACAGCTATTAAGGCTGAACTTGCCGCCTTGGCAACACAAATTAATCTTGAAGTCACGCAGGCCACTTGGAACTCCAAGTCAATATTTAGCGGTACCGGTTCTAGCAATGCTACTGCTGGTAACGTACTATTTAAATTTCAAATAGGTGGTGGAAACAGTACCACAAACGACATATTACAATTTAACTTGTTAAAGACTGGCAACGTCAGCTTGGAGAGCGGTAATACTGGTTTTAAGGCTACTCAATTAAGGCTTGATGCTAGTGGAGGAACGCGTCTCAGTGGTAATACCCTTGCAGGTTCATTATTAGGTTCATCAGCATCAGCACAAACATTGATGGGTAGAATAGACAGCGCTGTTGCCGATGTATCAGAGGCGTTGAGCTATGTTGGTGCCGTGGTGAACAGGCTTAGCTATCAGGAAACAAGCTTGACTGTGGCAAAGACAAATACCGAGGCAGCAAGAAGCCGAATTGAGGATGCAGACATGGCGTATGAGCAGTTGAATGCAACAAAGTTACAGATATTACAACAGACTGCCAGCTCAATGCTCGCCCAAGCAAATTCAGGACCGCAGTCCATATTAAGCCTTTTCAGATAAAAAGGCTTTCTGCTGGGGATGGGTTTTAAAACCCATCCCCAGTTTTATTTTGAACATAGTATGCATATGTTTTAGGAAACGCCCTCCCAGGAGGTTTAAAAATATGGCCACATCATCATCTATAACATCCGCGTTTGGTGCTAGTTCCAATATCAACTTACTGGTTACTCAGTTTATGGCTTTGGAACGGAGACCGCTGACATCGCTGAATACAAAAAAAACCAGCCTTAATAGCAGTTTAAATATTTATAGCGATTTAAAATCCAAACTTTCTGATCTTCTAACAGCCGCAAGAGATTTGTCTAGTACTAGTACAAGTTCTATATACAATTCAAGAACATCCAGTTCCAGCGACGAAACAAAACTAACAGCATCCGCAGGTACTGGCGCAGCTGTGGGAACATTTCAGATTCGTGTTAAACAATTAGCCACCGGCGCTTCAATCCAGAGCACCAGTGAACTAATCAGCAAATCCGCCGCTAAAAGCACCACAAAGGTAGCTCCAGGTTCTGGTGTTATCGATGTATCGAAAAGTTTTTCTGACGCTGGACTTACAAGCACTCCGGATGGTACGGTAACCATCAACGGTCAGACTTTTACTTTATCCGATTACGATACCGTTCAGGCTTTTATGGATGCTGTAAATACTGATGTCACTGCAAATGCAAACATCTATTATAACAAGACGGAAGATAAGTTTTATATTGAACAAAAGAGCGGAAGCACGGATCTGGTTATATCAGAGACAGGAACAAATCCGTTTTTCACGCAGGCAAAAATAACCGCAGGTACGTATACCGGTAACGGCAATACAGGTATTCAGAGTGATGTCTTATTAAGTAAGGCCAATTTCGATACGACACTGACCAGTACTACGAGCGGTAGTTTTAAAATTAATGGCGTAACGATCACATATAATACTGATACGGACACATTAGATAATGTTATCTCCAGAATAAACAGTTCCACAGCCAATGTAAACGCATTCTATGATAATTCCCTCGACAAGATGATTATTAAATCTAAAGCAACCGGAAGCACGGATACAATTACCCTATCAGATGTAAGTGGTAACCTTATGAGTGTACTAAAGTTGTCTGGCGCTACTGCAACAGCAGGTACCGATGCGAATTTTACTATTAATAGTTCTGATGCGGCTGATGAGATAACCAAAAATACAAACACCTTTACGATAAATGGCGTTACCTATACCCTCAAAAATACCAATGTCTCAAGCTATACAGATACCACGTATACAACGGTAACAGTGAAGCAGGATACCAGTGCAATTCAATCCAAGATTACCGGCTTCCTGGATAAATTTAATACAGTAACAGAATATATAAAGGATAAATCGAGCGTAAATACAAGCACAAAGGCACGGGGACCGCTTGCAGGAAATGCGACCTTTACTTCCCTCAGAAGCCAATTATTTCAAAAAATAACAGAACAGATATCAGGACTTACTGCAGGAAATCCTGACTACCTACATGAAATTGGCATTACCGTCAGCAGCAGCTTAAAGGCGAGCCTATCGGATACATCGAAATTTAACAATGCCATTACTTCCAATTCCAGAGCGGTTGAAGATTTATTTAATTCTACAAATGGTGTCGCGAAGAAACTGGAAACACTTTTAAAGCCTTTTGTAGAGAGTTCCTCATCCATTAGAAGCTCAATAATTGATGAAACAAAAAACGTTATTAGTAAACAAATAACTGATATTGATACTAGATTAAGCAGAATGGAAACACGTTTAGCGATAAAAGAGAATCAGTATCGCCAACAATTTTATAAAATGCAGGACTTATTGAATAACCTTGTGCTTCAAGGTAACCAGATAACATCCCTCACACAATCTTTTTATAACCCACAATTCTTTTAAGACAATAATCGGAAAATGCACATTACATATGACAAATCCAAACTGTCACAGCAAACAAAAGAACTTGTAGACATACAAGAACTCCTTTTCAGTCAGCTGGAAGATTACAATTTACTTTTACACTGCACCTGCGAGCTCAAAGAAATGTTAACGCAGGGTTGTGATGAGGATGCTCTGTGGGAAAAAATAAAAGGGAGGGAGTTACTCATAGAGAAATTAACCGTATCAAAAATACATTTTGATTCTTTTAAAGAATATCATGATATTGCCGGTAATGAATCAAAATTTCAAATAAAAGGATTGTTACAAATAATTCGACAGCTACTGGTTGCCACAGTTTCTCTTGATACAGAAAATGTAGCTTTAATGAAACATCGCATTAAAGACATTACTTTCAATCTTGAAAAGATCAAGGAAGGTAAATGTTTTGTGAGTAATTTAAAAAAACATAATAACAACACGCCATCATTTGTTGATGTTTGTGGATAATAAAACTTTTAATAATAAAATTCACTGGAAATACTTTTTTAAGGAGGGTTAGATACTTATGATTGCTACAAAAAAGATGAGTAATGCCTATCTAGAACAGGAAATTATGACATTAAATCCGGTTCAACTACTGATTAAAGCTTATGATGCGGGAATCGCTGCATGCAACCGCAAAGACGAAACCAAATCATGTGCGGTACTTGCAGAATTAATTGATTCTCTTAACTTTGATTATGCAGAAATCGCCAATTCTTTGTTCAGATTGTACGAGTATTGTATGCGGGAAATTAAACGGGGTAATTATGAGTCTACCTTAAAGATCCTGAAGGAATTACGAGAAACATGGATTCAAGTACAAAACAGCGTTCAAACCGAAACTTTACAATCATGTAGCCTATAAGGACAATGCCTTGTTTACAGCAATTGTCAAAATATTTCAGATTAGATTTATAATAACATTTTAATTTTTTGAAAATATCTATACATTTTAGCATGGTAGGGGTGACGCATTTGTCAAAAGGATGAACTTGCCTATACTGATTTAAACAAATACTTCTCCCCTACATTGCAGGAATTTTTCAAAAAACCAAATTAATACAATTTAAATACAAGCGTATAAACGGGAAATTATTTAAAACAATCCTGATAGTCTATAATTGTAGGAGTGGATGTATGGAAACTCATGATATCCATCCTGTCAGCGTATATAAATATCATATCACACTATCCAGTAACAAATATGTGGCTATTAAAAATAGGGTTCCATCTGCGTCATCAAAGATAAATGATCCTCCCCAAAAAATATCTTCGCCTATCACACACATTAATATTGGGACAAAAGTTGCTTTTTCAATAGAAAAAGATTTACACATCATTGTTACCCGTGTTAAAGATTCAAATACAAACAAGGTAATAAGACAAATACCACCCGAAGAAACTATCGATAGGTTAAAATTATTAAATAACTATTATAAACAGCCAATTGATAATGTTGTAAAATTTCAGCCTAAGTACATTTAAAAGATCTGTAAGGTGTCTGATTGCTCAATACAACCTAGCACAAAACACCCAAAACCAAATAGAGCAATCCATGTCTCCCCTTCACAAATAGTGGGGAATTCGTCATAGTCAAATAGGAACATGTCATGTCCTCAACTTTAATATATCTGTAATATTATAAACCACGTTTCTTTGTGTCTGTCAGCCTCTTCAACTCTGCCATCCATTCCTTAGCAATAACAGTCCAATCGTGGAGTAACTCACTGCGATAACGAGCACCCAGACTTAACCTTTGCCACATATCATCATCGTTCATAAGAGTAACTACAACCTCGATAAAGCGACGTCCAAATTCAGCAGTATGAGGGTTACCGGGAATAAGGTATCCACTTACTCCGTCATGTACCGTTTCTGACAAAGCCGCTAGAGTGCTCGTAACAACTGGTGTTCCTGATGCCTGTGCTTCAATGGCGGCAATGCATGAAGTTTCTGGCCAGATACAGGGATAAACCATTAGACGAGCGAGGGCCATCTCAGCAGCTAAGCCTGCTTTGGGTAAGCTTCCATGCATGTAAACCCCGGGCTGTTGTGTTTTCCGGCAGATGCATTCGTCCATGCTATCGCCTGGCAGTTGATATGAATAGATATGCAACTCAGCACCTGGGACTCTCTGCCGGATGTACGGAAACAGTTCCAGCAGAACATCCAAACCCCGATCCGGGCGGCTAACATAAATAAGGCGACGGCGACTCCTTTTTTCGGCCGGTCGAAACATGGTTAAATCCACACCATTGCGTGTTATAAAGAAACGTTCGATAGGAACACCAAAATGACGTGACCATTCATCCCTCTGCCAATGACTAATTGCAAAGATGCAATCCATCGGTATGTGGGCTGGATCTTCGCCTTCCAGGAAAGGCACATTAACTGCATCGTGTATCCAGAGAATGCGCACCTGTGACTGCATTGCTACCTTGAACGGACGTAAAGAACGCGACGAAATCATCACTGGCAACGAGTACTGTTTACGGTAGATATGAAAGTCGACGAGATTGCCGTAACGTACACCATCATATTCACCGGGTTGATCACAATTACAAAAAACATGAACCCGCTTTCCATTTGCGGCCAAAGAACGAGCTATATAGATAAGGGCACTCTCACTTCCCCCCAGACCCTTTTCTTCTATTGTCCTCCCATGAAACGGGTGACCGCCAGTGTAAAATACAATGTCCGCCTTGTCCATCATCGCAAATTGACCCATAGCAGATGATGCTATTCGTATCCCCTCGTAAGCAGGAACGAATTCTACATCGCGAGCAATTGCATCACGAAATGCACAATATGCTTCAGAATAGCGTCGTGCTTGCAGGTACAATCTACCCATGTAATAGTGTGGATTAGCGAAAGCTGGATCAGCATCCATACTCCGATGTAACAACGACAATGCGTTTTCCCGTTGCCCTAGTTGATCAAGGACTACAGCAATGTTAAATAGTACTTGGGGATCTTCGGGATGAACATTTAGAATCTTTTCAAAAAGTGCAAGGGCATGATGCAACATACCTTGTTTGACAAATTCAATTCCCTGTTGCAGGTATCTTTCAACGGTCACCTTTTGTTCCATAACTATTTAAGTTTTTATAAAACAATTTTAACATTTTCTGCAAATAAATTAGTATCGCT
This window of the Candidatus Brocadia sp. genome carries:
- a CDS encoding flagellin, translating into MSTRINTNINALNALRSLSDISGRLSVSQLRLATGKRINTSGDDAAGYTIAKKFNARAEGLGQALSNIGSAKNLLSVAEGHLNNIVDILTQMKTKATQAADDSLGTSERTAIKAELAALATQINLEVTQATWNSKSIFSGTGSSNATAGNVLFKFQIGGGNSTTNDILQFNLLKTGNVSLESGNTGFKATQLRLDASGGTRLSGNTLAGSLLGSSASAQTLMGRIDSAVADVSEALSYVGAVVNRLSYQETSLTVAKTNTEAARSRIEDADMAYEQLNATKLQILQQTASSMLAQANSGPQSILSLFR
- a CDS encoding flagellar protein FliS — encoded protein: MIATKKMSNAYLEQEIMTLNPVQLLIKAYDAGIAACNRKDETKSCAVLAELIDSLNFDYAEIANSLFRLYEYCMREIKRGNYESTLKILKELRETWIQVQNSVQTETLQSCSL
- a CDS encoding glycosyltransferase family 41 protein, producing the protein MEQKVTVERYLQQGIEFVKQGMLHHALALFEKILNVHPEDPQVLFNIAVVLDQLGQRENALSLLHRSMDADPAFANPHYYMGRLYLQARRYSEAYCAFRDAIARDVEFVPAYEGIRIASSAMGQFAMMDKADIVFYTGGHPFHGRTIEEKGLGGSESALIYIARSLAANGKRVHVFCNCDQPGEYDGVRYGNLVDFHIYRKQYSLPVMISSRSLRPFKVAMQSQVRILWIHDAVNVPFLEGEDPAHIPMDCIFAISHWQRDEWSRHFGVPIERFFITRNGVDLTMFRPAEKRSRRRLIYVSRPDRGLDVLLELFPYIRQRVPGAELHIYSYQLPGDSMDECICRKTQQPGVYMHGSLPKAGLAAEMALARLMVYPCIWPETSCIAAIEAQASGTPVVTSTLAALSETVHDGVSGYLIPGNPHTAEFGRRFIEVVVTLMNDDDMWQRLSLGARYRSELLHDWTVIAKEWMAELKRLTDTKKRGL